ATTTTTCGCCGTTCAGCGCACTTTTACGTTGTATAGTCCCGACCGCAAGAAATTTATTACCAGCGATATTTTTAAATGTAATCATAGGTATAACTCCTTGTAATCATGAATTTCCAGTGTTGCCGTAATTGAGCACGTAACAGCCACCGTGCCGCCTGTTGACGGTTCTAGTACAAAGTATTCAAGATTGGTGTTGTCATTGATTGATAGTGTGTTTTTGAGATTATACACGCCGCCTATCTTGAACACATCGCCACTTGCCACAGTTCCGCTATAAGTCCATGTTCGCAAACCTACTTTGAGGGAAATAAAACTTGCTGCCTGCTTAGCAGTTAATTGTATGTAAAAAGGCACCTCCAATTGAGATGCCGTGACTGTTCCTGCATAAGGTATTGCATTTGTAACAGTAGCCGTTTTTGGTTTTGATTCTCCAAATGGTAATACAGCCGTTATGAAACTAATGCTTAACTTATAAATTTGGTTATTATTGACACTCCCAGCTAATTCTGGTGCAAATGTGTCCTCAAGTGTTACATAAAAGCGCTTGTTGCTTTCCACGCCACCTGTTTGTCCTAACTTGTTGCCCGTTGTTTGCCCCGGTCTCTCAAAACCATATTGAGCAGCATCAGAATAGATTGGTGTGATGTAATAGGGTGTTGCACTGCCTAAAAGCTGATACAACCAATTATGTTTAGTTTCATAATCCGATTGGCTACTTGTTTGCATATAACCAGTGTAAGTTAACTTTTTCTCCAGATAGCCGCCGCCAAAATTCAATTTCCCGTTACGCCCTTTGAAAGATATAGTATTTGCAGTAAGACTAGGCGTACTTTCATCGAAATCAAAGGTGACAATGTTTTTACTGCTTAATCTCACACTCGTCGCGTTGTTTGTAATCAATAAATCCATTAAATACCTCCTGTAATCAATTTTGTCGTAGCCTGCCTACGTGCATTTTTACTGTTGACTGTCGTCGTAATTTTATCCCCAACGATTTCGTTGTGAACTTCAAAGACCGGTGCTTGTGTTGATTGTTCAGCAACCTCATCGCTTAATGCAGATAACCCACCATTTATTTGTCCAGCCACTCCTGTACTACTTGCTGTCAGTTGAGCACTAGCCACGTATTTCTGTTGTCCAAACTCATCAGCAATCTGCCCTGCATAAGACGAAACCGACTTTTTAACATCAGCAAAGCTTGCATTTAAGGAGCTTCCAAATCCACCCATAATTGCAGTACCGGCGGGAATAAGCAATTTTTTATCATAACTAATCGGCCCCTTATGGGCTTTGATCCAACTAGCGATACCACCAACGAAAGAAGTTATAGCTCCCCAAACAGACTTCAAACCATTTAAGAATCCGTTCATGATTGCACTACCGGCTCCAAACAAACTAAAGTTCATCGCTCCCATAATTGCGCCTTTAACACTGTTCCATATTCCAGAAACCCAACCAACAACACCGCCCCAAGCACTACGCAAACTACCAAATGCATTACTTGCCATGCTTCTAATTGTCGATACTATTCCACTCCAAGCACCAGATATTGCACTTCTTGTTGAATTCCACAATCCACTTACAAATCCTGATACTCCACTCCAAGCGCCACGAAGTGAATTAAAAGCATTGCTTGCCATTGATGAAACTACAGAAACAATCGCACTCCATATTCCAGAAATTATCCCTTTGGCTGAATTCCAAATAGATGAAACAACTCCTGCTATGGCAGACCAAATTGATTGTAGTGTGTGTACAGCATTGCTTGCCATCGAGCTAACAATACTAACGATTGTGCTCCAAACTGAAGAAACGACAGACGATACCGCATTCCATATTCCTGAAGCGATTGCTATCAATCCGTTCCATATGGACGATACAACATTAACGGTTGTGGTTACTATCGTTGTAATAGTCGTTAATATTACGTTCCATATTGCTGTTGCCGCCCCCACAATACCATTCCATATTGCACTTATAATTCCAGCGAAACCGTTCCAAACAGCCACAATAGCATTAACGATTGTCGTGATTACCGTTACCAACACATTCCATATTGTAGTAAACAAAATGACGTTTGCTTGCCATACCGCCGATAGGTAAGGCGCTAGAAAGTTCCAAGCAGCTACAATTCCATTGACGATAGCAGTAACTACTGCGACTATTCCGTTCCAAATTGTGCTAAATACAACTACAATTCCTTGCCATAGTGCACCAAGCAGAACACCTAATCCGACCCAAGCCATTTGTATGCCTAATATAACTGTTTGTACGACAATCAGGATTGTATTCCAAATGTCTTGAAATATAGAAACCAAATTAGCTAAAGATGACTGTAAAAACGACACAAAACCAGCCCATAGCGCCTGACCTGTTTTAGTCATTGTAAAGAAATAAACCAGACCGGCTACTAAGGCGACAACGGCGGTGACTACCAATCCTATAGGATTGGCGACTAGGGCTGCGTTAAATAGCATCATTCCAATTCTTGCTGTTTCAATAGCCGACTTAACACTTGTTATGATGGTTACAACGATTGAATAAGCCTTAAAGGCAACCAATAGAGCGCCAGCTGTTACAATGACAGCTTGGATAATATCTCTGACTGCTTGTATTTTCATAGCAGCAGAAATAAAATTAGCCACTGCTGTTATAACAGTTCCTATGATTGTTACAACATTACCAATGAATTGACCAACGTTTACAAATACCTGACCAGCTGTTCCGACACCCCCAAATGATTGTATTGTAGATTTAATAACTGACCATAACGCAGAAACAATTGAAACAACAGCTCCGATTACAGCTGTAACCGCGTTCCAAGCCGATTGTATGGCTCCTGTTGACAAAAATCCAGTGATTAACGAAACCACCGAATCTCTAACTACCCCAATAACGGTTTCTACAGCTGATAAAACAGAACCGACAGACAGCCAAGACGATTTAATTGATCCTGTGTTACTTATAACGGTAATAACTGAAGTAACGATATTACCAAATGCTATAACGATATCCATAAGAGCGCTAAAAACCACAACAACAGTATCTGAAAGTTTATTAAAGTTCATTCCAGTTGTCACCTTAGAAAATGACCTAATGGCATTATCAGCAAAACTTTTGAACCCAGAAACGGCAGTATCGACAAACGACATAACCGTGTTTTTAATAAAATTAAACGCAGGCGCTAGCGCTGTTTTAAACGAGTTAGCTAAGTTTTGAATAGTCTTTCTAAACTGTTCACTAGTGTTATAGGCGTAGACAAAAGCGGCCACTAATGCAGCTAGTGCCAATACGGCAAGACCTACCGGGCTTATAAACAAACCTTTCAACGCTGTCCCCACAGTACTCATAACACTGCCTATTCTAGTTGCAGCAGTTAAAAACGACCCTGTTGCCAGAGTCGCTGCACCTATAATTGGAGACAATCCCAAGAAAGTTCTTATTCCACTTCCTATTGCACTGTTAGATGTAGTAGCCCATTCCAATGTGCTACTCATCATGTCAACAATACTAGAAATAACACCGGCACTCCCTGCCATTGCAGCATTTCTAAGCGCTTCCCAGTTACCACCAACTTGTTCAATCTTTGACCCCAAGTTTTTCTGCATTTCGTTGGCTTGATTATTAAGAAATGAAGTGGCGGTTGCAGTATCTCCTGAAGCGAGTTGCATTGCCTTGCTATAAGCGTCCCAACTGGTAGTGGTATTGTCGGTCTTATCTTTGATAGATTTCATCAAAGGCAATATGGCAGCCATACCAGATGAACCAAACATAGTCTTTAATGCAGCCGCCTTGTCAGATGAGGACATACCGTCCATTGAATCTGCTATTTCATTTAATATTTGCGGCAAGGGCTTCATATTACCTTGTGCGTCATTGAAATTAAGACCTAAAGCAGCTGCTTGCTTTGCTGCTTTATCAGATGGAGCTTGCATAAGAAGTAATGCGTGGTTTAAATCCAACGATGCCTGTGCAGCACTGAAGCCTTTGTTGGTCAGCAATCCAATAGCTTCAGATGTATCAGTCATGCTGATTCCGGCATTAGATGCAGTACCACCAATAGTTGCTAATGCTTGTTGCATATCCTCGATTGATGCATTAGATAAGTTAGCTGTTTCCGTCAAAATAGCAGCCGCTTGTTGAGGACTTTCCAACGAGTCGCCCCAGATGTTCATTGATTGTTGAACAACGCTAGCGGTTGTCTGCAAATCGGCGCCAGCAGCAGTAGCAGCTTCAGCAATAGCAGGAAATTCTTTCTTTATTGTTTCAAGCGACGCGCCATCGCGGGCCATCGCGACCATAGCGTCTGCGGCATCTTGTGCACTTATGGGTAAAACTGCACCCATGTGGTTAGCGACATCAGCTAACCCTTGAATATCTTTTGAAGTGCCTCCAGCAATAACAGCTGCCTTGTTCAATGAAGACTGAAAGTCACCAAATCCATTAACACTTTTGACCCCGAGTGCCGTTATTGCCGCCCCTGTTACCGCTAATGTTTTACCAATGCTAGATATGGCCTGGCTTGTACTGCTCATAGCGCTGCTGGTAGAACTGGAGAGTGATTTCATCGCTGATTGATAGTCTGATATATCAGCTCCAACGTGCGCAACAACTTCTCCGCCATTATATGTTGCCATTTTCACCCCTTTCTCCACCAAATGCAGTAGCTACTTTGCTATACAACTCAATTCGCTTTTGCTTGACAGTTTGTGCCTCTTCTGGCTTGTATGCCTGTTCGAGTAAGCGCTCCTCTTTAGCGCGATCAAATACCTTTTTAAATTTAGGTTTCTT
The Leuconostoc suionicum genome window above contains:
- a CDS encoding phage tail domain-containing protein, which translates into the protein MDLLITNNATSVRLSSKNIVTFDFDESTPSLTANTISFKGRNGKLNFGGGYLEKKLTYTGYMQTSSQSDYETKHNWLYQLLGSATPYYITPIYSDAAQYGFERPGQTTGNKLGQTGGVESNKRFYVTLEDTFAPELAGSVNNNQIYKLSISFITAVLPFGESKPKTATVTNAIPYAGTVTASQLEVPFYIQLTAKQAASFISLKVGLRTWTYSGTVASGDVFKIGGVYNLKNTLSINDNTNLEYFVLEPSTGGTVAVTCSITATLEIHDYKELYL
- a CDS encoding phage tail tape measure protein, translated to MATYNGGEVVAHVGADISDYQSAMKSLSSSTSSAMSSTSQAISSIGKTLAVTGAAITALGVKSVNGFGDFQSSLNKAAVIAGGTSKDIQGLADVANHMGAVLPISAQDAADAMVAMARDGASLETIKKEFPAIAEAATAAGADLQTTASVVQQSMNIWGDSLESPQQAAAILTETANLSNASIEDMQQALATIGGTASNAGISMTDTSEAIGLLTNKGFSAAQASLDLNHALLLMQAPSDKAAKQAAALGLNFNDAQGNMKPLPQILNEIADSMDGMSSSDKAAALKTMFGSSGMAAILPLMKSIKDKTDNTTTSWDAYSKAMQLASGDTATATSFLNNQANEMQKNLGSKIEQVGGNWEALRNAAMAGSAGVISSIVDMMSSTLEWATTSNSAIGSGIRTFLGLSPIIGAATLATGSFLTAATRIGSVMSTVGTALKGLFISPVGLAVLALAALVAAFVYAYNTSEQFRKTIQNLANSFKTALAPAFNFIKNTVMSFVDTAVSGFKSFADNAIRSFSKVTTGMNFNKLSDTVVVVFSALMDIVIAFGNIVTSVITVISNTGSIKSSWLSVGSVLSAVETVIGVVRDSVVSLITGFLSTGAIQSAWNAVTAVIGAVVSIVSALWSVIKSTIQSFGGVGTAGQVFVNVGQFIGNVVTIIGTVITAVANFISAAMKIQAVRDIIQAVIVTAGALLVAFKAYSIVVTIITSVKSAIETARIGMMLFNAALVANPIGLVVTAVVALVAGLVYFFTMTKTGQALWAGFVSFLQSSLANLVSIFQDIWNTILIVVQTVILGIQMAWVGLGVLLGALWQGIVVVFSTIWNGIVAVVTAIVNGIVAAWNFLAPYLSAVWQANVILFTTIWNVLVTVITTIVNAIVAVWNGFAGIISAIWNGIVGAATAIWNVILTTITTIVTTTVNVVSSIWNGLIAIASGIWNAVSSVVSSVWSTIVSIVSSMASNAVHTLQSIWSAIAGVVSSIWNSAKGIISGIWSAIVSVVSSMASNAFNSLRGAWSGVSGFVSGLWNSTRSAISGAWSGIVSTIRSMASNAFGSLRSAWGGVVGWVSGIWNSVKGAIMGAMNFSLFGAGSAIMNGFLNGLKSVWGAITSFVGGIASWIKAHKGPISYDKKLLIPAGTAIMGGFGSSLNASFADVKKSVSSYAGQIADEFGQQKYVASAQLTASSTGVAGQINGGLSALSDEVAEQSTQAPVFEVHNEIVGDKITTTVNSKNARRQATTKLITGGI